From Chloracidobacterium thermophilum B:
AACGGTGGTGATATGGTCCGGCAGGACGGGGCTTGTCTTGAGTGCCTCGACAACGCCCGGACGCGCCGCCCCGGCGGCACACCCGCACACTGAGTTGACGACAACCAGCGCCGTGCCCTCTTTTTTGCCCAGAACGGCATCCACTTCTTCCGGCGTGCGCAGTTCCTGCACACCATGATTGGTCAGTTCCGCACGCATGGCGCGCAGCGCGCGCTCCATATCGAATCCGTACATCATCGGGGGTCATTCCTCCACAAGTAAGGCAAAGTATAGGCCAGGATGGTGATGCAAAGCGATGTCCACGAAACTGGCCCGGTCATTCCTGTTTCACCCTAGCATGACCATTGGCATCCGTCGCCTTGTGCCGCCGTTTTGATTCCTAGTATCGTCTCGCCCATGCGGACGGTGTTGGGCATTGAAACA
This genomic window contains:
- a CDS encoding BrxA/BrxB family bacilliredoxin yields the protein MMYGFDMERALRAMRAELTNHGVQELRTPEEVDAVLGKKEGTALVVVNSVCGCAAGAARPGVVEALKTSPVLPDHITTVFAGQDKEATARAREYFKGFAPSSPSVWLLKDGEVVFKLERHQIEHRSASDIAADIRTAFQKHCNRAGVATA